AGCAATAGACTACGTGCATTTTGTTCGGTGAGCAGGCTAAAACGGTCGTAATAGTCACGCGCTGGCACATAATGCCTGTCTTCGTAAGACAACTCAGCCATTTCCAGCAATGCACGTGGCTGTTGGCGATTCAAACGCAGGGCTTTTTCCAGTTGCTGGCGGGCCAGATCACGCTGGCCAAGCTTTGAAGCGGTCATGCCCAGGTTTTCGAAAACCCGCGAACGCTCAGGATACAGGGTATCGCCGGCGGCCTGTTCGAAGCGTTCGTACGCCTCTTTGTAACGTTTCTCTTCGAAAAGAAAACTGCCGTAGTTATTCAGGATTCGTGCATCGGCGGGGCGAGAAGACAGCGCCTTGCGAAAATGCTGATCGGCCAGTTCCGGCTCCATCTCGGCCTGGAACACCAGCCCCAGTGCCGCGTTGGCGTCAGGATCCGAGCTGTCCAGGTCCAAAGCCTTCTTCAGCGGGACTTTGGCGCGCTCGGTCATGCCTTGCTGCAGATACCCCAGGCCCAGCTGCACGTAGGCGGCACGCGCTTCATCACGGCCCTTGCTGGTCTTCATCGGATTGAAATCGCCCGACAGGACACAACCAGCACAAAGGCTGGCCAACAGCACAAGCAGCGCGAAGCGCAGGGACATAGAGATCCTCTCTTAATTATTGTTCGCGGCGTTTGTGGCGATATCGTTTTCGGCGCTCAACTCGCGCACGGCGATATAACGTTCGCTGCGACGGGTGCGATCCAGCACCTGCCCTACCAATTGGCCACACGCGGCATCGATGTCTTCACCGCGGGTGGTGCGTACGGTGACGTTGAAGCCTGCATGGTGAAGCTGATCCTGGAACCGGCGAATCGCGTTGTTGCTCGGGCGCTCGTAACCGGAATGCGGGAACGGGTTGAACGGAATCAGGTTGATCTTGCACGGGATGTTCTTGAGCAACTCGATCATCTCAACGGCATGTTCAACCTTGTCGTTGATGTCCTTGAGCAAGGTGTACTCGATAGTCAGCACGCGCTTTTCGCCCAGGGACGACATATAGCGCTGGCACGACTCGAGCAGCATCTTAAGCGGATATTTCTTGTTGATCGGCACCAATTGGTTACGCAATGCGTCATTGGGTGCGTGCAGCGACAACGCCAGGGACACGTCGATGTGCTTGGACAGCTCATCGATCATCGGCACCACGCCCGAAGTGGACAGGGTCACGCGGCGCTTGGAGATCCCGTAGCCCAGGTCATCCATCATCAGATGCATGGCGGCCACGACGTTGTCGAAGTTAAGCAGCGGCTCACCCATGCCCATCATCACCACGTTGGTGATGGCACGGTCGGCGGTCGCCGGGATGCTGCCAAACGATTTATTGGCAATCCACACCTGACCGATCACTTCGGCGGCGGTGAGGTTGCTGTTGAAACCTTGCTTGCCGGTGGAGCAGAAACTGCAATCCAGGGCACAGCCT
The window above is part of the Pseudomonas sp. B21-048 genome. Proteins encoded here:
- the rlmN gene encoding 23S rRNA (adenine(2503)-C(2))-methyltransferase RlmN; its protein translation is MTTSTVKTNLLGLTQQEMEKFFDSIGEKRFRAGQVMKWIHHLGVDDFDAMTNVSKALRDKLKAIAEVRGPEVVSEDISTDGTRKWVVRVASGSCVETVYIPQGKRGTLCVSSQAGCALDCSFCSTGKQGFNSNLTAAEVIGQVWIANKSFGSIPATADRAITNVVMMGMGEPLLNFDNVVAAMHLMMDDLGYGISKRRVTLSTSGVVPMIDELSKHIDVSLALSLHAPNDALRNQLVPINKKYPLKMLLESCQRYMSSLGEKRVLTIEYTLLKDINDKVEHAVEMIELLKNIPCKINLIPFNPFPHSGYERPSNNAIRRFQDQLHHAGFNVTVRTTRGEDIDAACGQLVGQVLDRTRRSERYIAVRELSAENDIATNAANNN
- the pilW gene encoding type IV pilus biogenesis/stability protein PilW, yielding MSLRFALLVLLASLCAGCVLSGDFNPMKTSKGRDEARAAYVQLGLGYLQQGMTERAKVPLKKALDLDSSDPDANAALGLVFQAEMEPELADQHFRKALSSRPADARILNNYGSFLFEEKRYKEAYERFEQAAGDTLYPERSRVFENLGMTASKLGQRDLARQQLEKALRLNRQQPRALLEMAELSYEDRHYVPARDYYDRFSLLTEQNARSLLLGVRLAKVFEDRDKAASFGLQLKRLYPGTPEYQQYLSEQ